In Tenacibaculum sp. 190524A02b, the genomic stretch AGCTCGTTGGTTGAATTTGCCTCCGCACAAGTTGAAATCCTTAGAAAATGCCACTTTTAGTAATATAGAACATCAAGAAATAGCGCATGTTTCAGATAGTGTTTTGCCTTGGTCTTTAAAGTTTCAAAACGAATATACAGTTAAGTTACTTTCTGTAGCTGAAGAGATTGAAGGGTATTATATAAAATTCAATACTAAAAGCTTATTAAGGGCAGACTTAAAGGCGCAATCTGAGTTTTTTTCTAAAATGATTTATGCTGGAGTGTATACTAGGAATGAAGTTAGAGCTTTGTTTGAACTTAATGCTTTAGAAGGTTTAGATTCTCCTTTAACTCCGGTAAATACAAATATTTTAGAACAAATAGATGCATTGTTAAAACAAAAACAAGATGGGTAAATCAGTAGAGCAGGAAAGAAGAATGCTTTCAGGGGGTAGTTTGAAGGTGGAAAATAGAAGTGAGGAGGATGATTCTAGAGGAGAGATTCAAGGAACAGCAGCGAAATTTAATAAAAGAACCAAAATTGGAAATTGGTTTTATGAAGAAATTTTACCTGGTGCTTTTGATGGGGTTTTAGATGATGATGTTAGATGTTTATTGAATCATAATCCTGATCAAATTTTGGGAAGAACAAAATCGGGGACACTTGATATTTGGGTTGATGATGAAGGATTAAAATATAAATACCTAACCCCAAATAGAACATTTGGAATAGACTTACAAGATGCAATTGAGTCAGGTGATGTCTCTGGTTCTTCATTTTCATTTAGAGCGGAGGAGGTTATATGGATTGAACAGGAAGATGATTTAGATATAAGGCAGATTAAGAAAGTAGGTGCTTTGTATGATGTTGCGCCAGTAACCTATCCTGCATATGAAGATACAAGTGTGGCAAAAAGGTCGTACGATCAAAGAGAAAAGGATAAAGCTTTTTCTGGTAGGAATTTGAGGCAATTTGAGTTAATTATTAATAAAAATAAAATTAAATAATGAAAACATATAAAGAATTAAAAGAAGAGCGTGGAGGTTTGTTGGGTAAGCAAGAGTCTTTGGTAAACTTAGCTAAAAAAGAAAACAGAGATTTAACCCCAGAAGAAGAGCAAAGGTTTGATGATTATCAGTCTCAAATAGAGGCTTTAGATCCTAAAATAGCAAGAGCTAAATTGATTGGAAAAATAGAGGCTGAGGAAGCTAGGTCTACAGGTGAGAATATTTCCGCTCCAAATATTAATACTGGTAAAAAAGAAGATAGGACTTTTAGTTTAACTCGTGCAATGAGATCTGTAGTTAATGATGGTAAGGTTTCTGGTGTTGAATTAGAAGCTTGGCAAGAGTCAAGGAATGAGTTAACAGGGCTGGGTTTAGATGCTCCTCAGGTAAATGTAATAAGCATACCTTCTTCAATGATTGAGGATAGGAGTCAATCTGTTTTTGGTGATGACGGAAAAAAAGGAGGTAAGTTAGTAGTGACTGAAGCTCCAAGAATGGTAGCTCCATTGTTTCCTAATAATCCATTGTCTGAATTGGGGGTAACTCATTTGTCGGGTTTGCAAGGTAATGTTCCATTGTTGTCTAATACTGATGTGGAGTTTTATTGGGCTTCTGAAAATGAAAAAGTTTCTACAAGTACTGATGCGGATTTTGATGGGCCAGTATTAAAACCTAAAAGGATAGTGGCTATAGTAGATATTTCTCATCAATTGATGTTTCAAAGTAGTGTTAATATAGAGGTGTTTATAATTAATTTACTGAATAATGCTTACGGAAGATCTTTGGCTGCGGCAATTTTAAATGGACCAGGGGGTAAGGCTCCAACAGGCATTCTTAATCTTGAAGGAGTGTTAGATTTGGGTAGAGGGGTTACGGATTTATTAGATCCTTCGTATGTAGATATTGTAGCTCTTGAAACTGCAATAGAGTCAAATAATGCTACTGATAATAATTTGGCATATGTTACTAATAAAGCTTTAAAAG encodes the following:
- a CDS encoding HK97 family phage prohead protease: MGKSVEQERRMLSGGSLKVENRSEEDDSRGEIQGTAAKFNKRTKIGNWFYEEILPGAFDGVLDDDVRCLLNHNPDQILGRTKSGTLDIWVDDEGLKYKYLTPNRTFGIDLQDAIESGDVSGSSFSFRAEEVIWIEQEDDLDIRQIKKVGALYDVAPVTYPAYEDTSVAKRSYDQREKDKAFSGRNLRQFELIINKNKIK
- a CDS encoding phage major capsid protein, with protein sequence MKTYKELKEERGGLLGKQESLVNLAKKENRDLTPEEEQRFDDYQSQIEALDPKIARAKLIGKIEAEEARSTGENISAPNINTGKKEDRTFSLTRAMRSVVNDGKVSGVELEAWQESRNELTGLGLDAPQVNVISIPSSMIEDRSQSVFGDDGKKGGKLVVTEAPRMVAPLFPNNPLSELGVTHLSGLQGNVPLLSNTDVEFYWASENEKVSTSTDADFDGPVLKPKRIVAIVDISHQLMFQSSVNIEVFIINLLNNAYGRSLAAAILNGPGGKAPTGILNLEGVLDLGRGVTDLLDPSYVDIVALETAIESNNATDNNLAYVTNKALKGKLKVTAKVKGTDSVMLSDGKLLNESKLVSTNIIPDLSGGNPLIFGDWSQVFTGSWGGISITVDNLTQVASGKIRLVVNAYADMQVVHPEAFAFNKKFKVL